The Oceanisphaera avium genome includes a region encoding these proteins:
- a CDS encoding rod shape-determining protein, whose amino-acid sequence MFKKLRGMFSNDLSIDLGTANTLIYVKDQGIVLDEPSVVAIRQEKSGQSQSVAAVGQAAKQMLGRTPGNIAAIRPMKDGVIADFYVTEKMLQHFIKQVHDNNFFRPSPRVLVCVPCGSTQVERRAIKESALGAGAREVYLIDEPMAAAIGAGLPVSEATGSMVVDIGGGTTEVAIISLNGVVYSQSVRVGGDRFDEAIINYVRRNYGSLIGEATAERIKHEVGSAYPGDEVLEIEVRGRNLAEGVPRSFTLNSNEILEALQEPLTGIVSAVMVALEQSPPELASDIAERGMVLTGGGALLRDLDRLLMEETGIPVVVADDPLTCVARGGGKALEMIDMHGGDLFHYD is encoded by the coding sequence ATGTTTAAAAAGCTAAGAGGCATGTTTTCCAACGATCTGTCGATCGATTTGGGTACGGCCAACACACTCATCTACGTTAAAGATCAAGGCATAGTACTTGACGAGCCTTCCGTTGTGGCTATTCGTCAGGAAAAGTCTGGCCAAAGTCAAAGTGTTGCCGCCGTCGGTCAAGCGGCTAAACAAATGCTAGGGCGTACGCCTGGGAATATCGCGGCCATACGGCCCATGAAAGATGGCGTGATTGCCGACTTTTATGTCACCGAAAAAATGCTCCAGCATTTTATTAAACAAGTGCACGATAATAATTTTTTCCGTCCCAGCCCGCGAGTATTAGTCTGTGTGCCTTGTGGCTCTACCCAAGTTGAGCGCCGCGCCATTAAAGAGTCGGCGTTGGGTGCCGGTGCTCGTGAAGTTTATTTAATTGATGAGCCTATGGCTGCCGCTATTGGTGCCGGTTTGCCAGTGTCGGAAGCCACCGGCTCTATGGTGGTCGATATTGGGGGCGGTACTACAGAAGTGGCCATTATCTCTTTAAATGGCGTGGTGTATTCCCAGTCGGTGCGCGTGGGTGGCGATCGCTTTGATGAAGCCATTATTAATTATGTACGCCGTAATTATGGCTCTTTAATAGGTGAAGCTACTGCCGAGCGTATTAAGCATGAAGTGGGCTCTGCCTACCCTGGCGATGAAGTGTTAGAAATTGAAGTACGCGGGCGAAACCTAGCAGAAGGCGTGCCACGCAGCTTTACGCTTAACTCCAATGAAATTTTAGAAGCACTGCAAGAGCCGTTAACCGGTATCGTCAGTGCGGTGATGGTGGCCCTGGAGCAATCTCCTCCTGAGTTAGCCTCAGATATTGCCGAGCGCGGTATGGTGTTAACGGGGGGGGGCGCCTTATTACGGGATCTGGATCGCCTACTTATGGAAGAAACCGGTATCCCAGTGGTCGTGGCTGACGATCCTCTTACCTGTGTCGCGCGTGGGGGCGGCAAGGCGTTAGAGATGATTGATATGCACGGTGGAGATTTGTTCCATTACGATTAA